The following is a genomic window from Meriones unguiculatus strain TT.TT164.6M chromosome 7, Bangor_MerUng_6.1, whole genome shotgun sequence.
ctGGAACTGCAAAGATAAACAGATGAATCCTCACTCACAGCCTGATAAGGTCTTAATTTTCAGGATACAGCTAGTACATAAAAATCTTAACTTTTGTGTGTTAAAGGTGACTGTATTCAGAGACAAGGATTTTGGCACCtcggaggctgaagcaagaggacttTTGGACTTGAGGTTGGTCTGGACATAATGCCTTCAGGAAGGAATTAGAGTTAAATGATGGAAATGTGAAGTCATAGTATGGCAGGACTGGAGGCCCTTCATGAAGAGAAACACACCCACGTGGTGAcaggtgcctttaatcctagcactcaggaggcagaggctggcagatctcttaagtctgaggccagcctgctctacctattgagttccaggccagccaagactacagaaagaaaccctgtttcaaaaaaaaaaaaaaaaaaaaaaaaaaaagaagcagagagagaggagtaaTACAGACAGGCACACCCTcaccaaaaaacaaagcaaccaaaACTTAGTGGTTTTAACAATGTTTCAGGATACAAGCTAGTgtataaaaatcatttttctaatgGGGGCTGTAACTCAGATGTGGATAATTTGCTAAGCACACAGAGGCTCTGAGTGCCATACTGGAGATCGAGGAAGTaaaaagcctgtgtgtgtgtgtgtgtacacacgcatacacacatgaaaaccaGAGGCTGATGTGAAATCTTCCCCAGCAGCTCTCTGTCGTGTGTACACGTGTGTTCACATGTTCGTACAGTTgtacacgcatgtgcacacatgtggaagaGCAAGATTAAGGTCTtattttcctctgctcttttccaCCTTATTAGGGTTTTTGTTGTAGTGGTAgtgggggggttgtttttaataatttttacttatttttcttttatgttgattgatgttttgactgcatatacatctgtgtgagggtgtcagatcccctagaacaggTGTTACACACAGTTGGGAGccgccatgtggctgctgggaattgaaccacggctctctgcaagagcagccagtgctcctaaccactgagccatctctccagccccttgtttttggtgttttattgtttgtttgttttcttttttttttttttttttttgagacagggtttctctgtgtagccttggctgtccctgtcctggactcgctttgtagagcaggcatctaactcacagagatcctcctgcctctgcctcccacgtgccgGGATTACAGCGtgcacaacccccccccccccggcttccACCTTATCCTTTTGTGAatcagggcctctcactgaacccagagctcgcCAGCTGGCTGCGTGGCCAGTGGACCCTGGGGATGCTCCCGTGTCAGCCCCCTCAGCTAGCACAAGCTATAGATGCACGCCACCGTACCAGCTTCCGTGACAGTTCTGCAGCTCCAGACTCACGCCCTCACGCTGgcacagcaggcactttaccaactgactCGTCTCCCCAGACACCCTTCCCCctacttttgagacaaggtgtcttaCTTGGTCACGCTGACTGGCCAACAAGGATCTTCCGATCTCCCTCTCCCCAGggccaggattacaggtgcacactgTGCCCAGCATTTTATAGCAGTGCTAGGCACCTAGTCCCTCCTGCTTGTAGAGCAAGTACTTGAGCAGCAGAACCACCCCCCATCCTAAAAAgaggtcttgttttgttttgtatttgagacaaggactcaaccttgaactcactatgtagccaaggataactatgaatttttaagttttcttcctccacctccaaacttctgagattacaggcatacaaCATATCTggcacaattaaaaataataatacttggccagcactcaggaggcagaggcaggtggatctctgtgagtttaaggccagcctggtctactgagagAGTTCTAATACAGCCAAAGacacacagtaagaccctgtctcaaataataataataataataataataatagtaataataataattgacttttgccaggtgtggtggtgcacacttgtaatcttattacttgagaggcagaggcaggagggtcatagCAAGCTCGCAGGCAGCCTGGTCTCCATTTCAAGTTCCAAGCCAGATAGgattatatagtgagaccctgtctcaaaaagaaatgaaaaggaaaagaagacatacaGTCAGCAAACGGCACGCGTGCACATAGGCTTAACATCATCAGTCATGACGGAAATACCAACGGAATCTCAGCGTGAACACTTTTCTCCAGCTGGCttcaagtaaaaacaaacaactccAGAAACTATCCAGTACAGGTGAGGGTAGGAGAACCTGGAACTCTCCTAAAGCTGGTGGGAGTGTAGACCGCCACAAcctctttggaagcaattttgtttctattgttttgtttttactgttttttttttttcttttttaagatttaaaaaaaatttatgtgtatgtgtctctgcgTGAGAGTATACCACAGGGGTCTGGGTACCTGCAAAGGCcaaaagaaggtgtcagatttTGGGAAAGTGGAGTGACAGGTAGTCATGAGCTTCTGGGgcccgaacccaggtcctctgcaggagcagtaagaCCGCTCAACCACAGAACGGTGCCTCAGCCCCAGGTGACAGTTTCTGAATACTTAAGTTAGAACCTACAACCTACGGTGCAACCCAGGTTTTTCATCTCAGATCTCATATAGTCACCCAAGATAAAGAGGTTACACAcatggctggagggatggctcagagggtaagagcactggctgtccttccaaaggtcctgagttcaattcccagcaaccacatggtggctcataaccgtctatagtgaggtctggtgccctctgctggtgggCAAGCTTACATGcagcagaatattgtatacattctaaataaatgttttttttttaaaaaaagtttctttaaaaaaaaaaaacttgtacaCAAagcttcatagcagctttatttgtaaaaacagaagctgaaaacaacccagacatctatcaacagatgaatggatagacAAACAGAGATCATAGTTTACCTATATGGTGGAATGGACTTTTGACATATGTGCCCAGAATGAGTGTCATATGTAAACATCAGAAGATTTGCCATGGACACATATCATAATTATCAGACTGAGCAAAGCATGTCATATTGGGGGGAAAAGGTGAAGGGGGACATActgtattattatatttatataaaacttcacgacacacacatgcatctcgACCTGTGGTGGCCCAGGAATGGATGGGCTACAGGAAGGGGCTGGGAAGGACTGAGGAAGGAGCAATGTGCTCGTTTGCACCTGCAGGGAGCAGTGTGCGGCTGGCTGCCCATGTCACCAACCTGTGCACCTGAAGGAGGTCAGTGTGCTTCCAGGGAGTGGACACGAGCGCAGGTTGCTCCAAGGGCTGCTCTGAGAAATCCCAAGGCCCACTCTGAAGCAAGCGGGCAGCCTACAGTCCTAGTCATGCTCCTGGAGTCCTTCTTGGATGCCGAAGTCACTTAGCCTGGGGTTTACCACGCCAGCCTGGCAAACCCCCAGGCACTGGGGCCCACCATCTGGCATTCCACCATTCCTATTTACCTGCCAAGGCTCCCAGTGCATGGGGGCTCTCCATTTGCCAGAAGGTGACAAGGTCACAAAGGACACAATTTCACATTAGGGACAGAAGGCTCGCTCAGCAAGCTCGGTCTTGCCACTTAGATGGAAGGGCCATGATTCCAAGGCTTCAGAGGGATGGGTGAGCTACGAAAGGCAGGTGCCATCTGGGTGTAAGGACTGAGAAGGGCAGCCTTGCATCATGGTTAGAGCCCATCTCTGAAGCCAGTCTTTAGGCGAGTCTCTGGAAACGTTACTTAGTCCCAGTGCATGTTTCTTCTCTAGATGGGCCAGTGACATCACCCAGTTCACTACCCACCATGGCAACAGGTAAGCTGAGTCAGACAAAATGCTTCAGTGTTGCTTAGTTCTTAGCAGGGAACCTGGCCCATGAACTCCCCAGCCAGCCGGACTGTGTTTCCAAGAGAACGCTCAGGGTCTAAGAAATCACTTTCAGCGTTTTCCCACATGACTGCAACACCCCTCAAGGGCCCCTCAGCCCAGCTGGGGGGGGGATGCCCCAGAGCTTGGGGATGTTTGGAGACACTACACAAAGAAGCCACTATGCTTCATGAGGCAAGTCTTTCGAGTCCTGATACCACAAGAAACTCTAAACTCAACACGTAACTCAAGACGACCAGCCATGCTCGTCCGAGGCCATGTGGTCCCTAGCTCCAGCCAGATGTGTAACAGCGGGAAAGTCAGGTTTGGCTGAGATTAGGGATCCTTGACAAGCTTTCTGTGCAATGTTATTGGGACCTAGATTCATGGCTGCCTCTTGGCTGGGATAGCTGAGTCTGCCCCAGGCCTCATAAAAATCTTACAGCAAGACTCCTCCACCTCACAGCAGAGAGAGCATGACTATCGCCTACAGTAGCCCAACTAGTCAGAGAAGGCTTCAAGAGAAGGATATGAAAATGTTGGCCCTTCAAGTAGTACCAGGTTTAAATTGGGATGGCTCTTATTTAGAAttgtcctttatttatttatttatttatttatttatttattttttactattttatatcctgattgaagcccccttcctcatctcctcccagtcctgtcctccctcctctttccctctatccccttcccctattccactgaatGGGAGAGTTCTCTTCCTTTGCCatccaaccctagcttatcaagtctcatcaggactgcctggaccctcttcctctgtggcctggcaaggccgcatcaccagggggaagtgatcaaagagcaggcagctgagttcatgaggtggtccctgcttcccttactcagaaacccacatggagactgagctgtgtatgagctacatctgagcagagggtctaggtcctctccatgcatggtggtTATTTGGCATtgggagagagggaacaggacaggagcctaccatagaggtcttCTAAAAGGCTTCACCcaacaggagattgaagcagatgcagagactcacagcttaactttgggcagagcacagggagtcttatgaaagaagtggggataGAAGGtctcagaggggacaggagctccacaaggaaaccaacaaagcttaaaaaaaaaaaatctgagcccaggggccctgcagagactgatgtaccaaccagaATTGTCCTTAATAAAGCAAAATATGGTCTAGGAATGGCTTCTCTGAGGTAGGTGAAGGTCAGGTAGACTGCCTAGGAGACAAGCCTCCTGTAGATCTGGCTACTTTCTAAGATGGTGATTCGGGATGGTTACTCAACAGAGACAACAGTACTTGCTGTCCTCCCAAAGGACCAGAGCATCTGGTTGACAATaacctgcagctccagttccGATGATCAGACAGCGTCCTCTGCCACCTGCGGTACCTACAGATGTGGCATACACTCTCACACCATGAACGAAAATAAATCGTTTTAAAAACGGatgaaaccaggcatggtggctcatgtctataATAACGATGTGTGAGACACTATATCAGGAAGATTATGAGTTCCAGTCCAAAATCTACTCCAAACCATACAGTGAAACATTATTCTACCATAAAAAAATGCTTGCCGGGCACAATGGTGcacagctgtgatcccagcaatctgggaggcagaggcaggcggatcgctgtgagttcaagctgatctggtctacaaagagagtccaggacagccaaggctacacagagaagccctgtctcgaaaaaccaaaagaaaaggaagaaatggtgCTCTTCCAAATGCTACATTAACCTTAAAAACACTGCAGTAAGTGAAACAAGCTGGACACAGGTCACATGTTACATAATGTCACCAACATAAAGTGTCCAGAACAGCCTAAACCATAGAGATGGTCAGTAGATTTTTGATGGCCAGGGACtcaggaaaggggggaagggagtGACTGGTAATAGGGGTTGCTGTTGGGTGATGAAAATACTATGGAATGAGACATAATAATAAATCTACACCCATCTCACCTAAACACACTTGACCTCACCTGATCTCAGAGGCTAAGCAGCCAGGCTTGGTTACAACGTGGATACAAGACACTGGTGACACTTGCATTGACACTGTGATTgtactaatagaaaaaaaatggaatgttACATCTTAAAATAAGAGTTTGCCCAGTGGTGGCAGCGGCGGTGCAAGCCTTTCATCCAGCACTTGTAAGGAGGAGACggacagatagatctctgtgagttcaaggccaagcatggtctacagatcgagttccaggacagccagggctacacaaagaaaccctgtctcaaaaaaaaaaaattgtgtgtgtctgtgtgtgtgtgtgtgtgtgtataaaatggaGAGTTTTGTGTTACATGAATCACATCTCAATTATATCCCaataaacaacaataattttAACGGCCCTAGAAGACCTCTGTGATAAGGGCTTGATTCTTCCCCTGTCCAGTCTTGAGACTCTTGAGACTCTTACACTGGCCAGCCTGCCCCACAGCTTGGCCTTCGCATCACTGCTGGCAGCGCCTGGAGGCCAAGCATCTGACTGCAGAGCCTCCTCCCTCGAAGCTCCGCCCAGGCGGCCTTCCCATATCCGCTCCACAAGTGTGGCAGCCGGCCCTCCACCTTCACAGGGGCCCGTGGCGGCACTGGCACTCCCGGGAAGGTTAGCGGCCAAGCCCAGAGCCTCTGGAATGGTCGCCACTCAGTAGGGCTGCCCTCACTCCAACACTCACCTGTGGGATGAAGCCGCAGCAAGTCACCGTGCTGAAGCCGAACTTGGACACACCCTGGGGCTCAGCACTGTCTGCCCCACAGCCTGTCAACAGAAATCTTGGTGTCATGAGGCTCCTCATCTTCCGTGGGAACCAGACCTTGGGGAATGCCCCACAGATCTGGCTGGACACACACAAACGGCTCAGACAGCAAACACGGGTGAAGCCCTGCACATTGATTAGCCTCCTCAGACTTCACACCCGAGGGCAATGGGCAGACCATGGGATTGGTAGGTGAGGTAAATGCTGTTCATTTACCAGCTCCACTGAAATTACTTAATCATCTCATTTCACAATgacaatggggctggagagatgtccccaagagcacttgctgctcttctgacagtcccagcacccaggctgAAGAATGTACAACTGCCTGCAGCTCTGCCTCCAAGGATCTGCTATCCCCTTCTAGCTCCAGCAAGTACCTACACACACCGCAAACTTACCCACCGTGCTCTCCCGGGCCCTGGCCTTCTCCCTGAGCTTCTGGTTGTAAAGGTGCAAATCTGCCATCTGGTCCCCAAGCTTTGATGCCTGactgaggaaaggagaaaaggcgACGGTTAAAACAGGCAGCGCTGGGCAGCGCGTCCTGCTCTGAGAGAGCAGCTGCGAACAGCACAGTAATAAGCCTTTCTAGAAGGATAAAGCATTGTCAGAGCCTGGCGACACGGCCCTGGCACAGACCCTCAGTCAGGGAAAAGGCTTCAGCTCTCAACTTCCACAGATGTGAGCTGAAGATGGGGAGACCCTGAACACTCACACACTGAGATACAAACTGTGGCGGCCCTCTGCTGACAAAATGTTGATGCCTTCTTTATCAGAGTCTGTCCTTTAACATTGTATACATGCATGGTTGAAAGGGGGAAAAATGAAGAACCCAGATAATCAATTAGCCTCTCTCAGTCAGTCCAAATTGGATTAGTATACTATTTAACACAGAGCAAGGGACTTTTCAAATACACTTACTTCATGCAGGCTCATCACAGCTAAACTAACCAAAGAAAAACAGCAATTATCTTTGTCTTAATTAAGAATAGGCTCTGGGGattagagagttggctcagcagttaagaacactggctgctcttccagaggacctgggttcgattcccagcaccctcgtGGTGACTCATACCTTGTGTAAATCCAGGTCCATGGGATCCAACTCCCCTCCTCTGGTCTCTGAGAGCAGCACACAAatagtggtgcacagacatacatgaagccAAAGtacccagacacataaaattatttttaaaactttaatagGGAAAGACAAGTTGGCTTTGTTATTCTTGTGAAAGTTGAAGAATTAATAGAAGTTTCACTTTCAGGATTTCAGGTATAATAAGAGAAAaccaaacaataataataataataataataataataataataaaggatgTACTCCAGCATCTGGAGCTGAAGAGACGGGTCGTGAGCTAGGAGCACCTACAGAGGGACCCaggtttccagtacccacatggcagctcaaaaacATCTggaagtccagttccaggggacccagcaccCTTATCTAGCCTCTATAGtcaccagacatgcacatggtgcaTACACATGTGGGCaaacatatatatacaataaatcttgatagatatatatatatgtactcatatacataacttataaaaatctttaaaaagtggaCTCCGACAGCTAggcatagtgacacatgcctttaaccccagtgcttggaaacaggccagcatggtctaacctagtgaattccaggccagtcagtaagaccttaaaaaaaaacaaaaccactctgGAACTTGCCTGGGTTACGTGAGCAGCTCAACAGAGACTGCTCACTAGTACCCCCGCCCCCGCTCTCTACCTATCTCACCTGTCTTCTctgttctgtgtctctgtttttctgtgtcttgtgtccctgcctgtccctgcctctttCCGTGTACATgtgtctcttttttctctctctctccgtaCATGTCTCTCTATGTTTATGTCAgtctttccctgtctcttcctcttcttcctcttcctatctGAGTGCCTTTGTGTGTGCACGTGGCTCTCTCCTCCCATACACAAATGTTCTCACCTGCTCAGGCTCCTCATCTTCAAATGCTCCATCACAAAGACAGCCCCACCTCCTTGCAGGTCAATCACCTTCATGGGCTTAGGCACCCTCACCAAGCCAGTGCTGCGGAGGGCCTCCAGGCTCGCCATCTCTCCCTCAAACATCTGCCGGGCCTGCATCCAAATGCCATGAGCTCTGTCAGCTCTGCAAACCTGGGCTCTTACCAGGGCCTTGCTAGCCAGACCAAAGAATTCACGGCCCTTGGCACAagccacaaaaccaaaaatcttaGTTACTGAAAAGCAACATTACATTTGCCCCTCAAGGCCAGGATTCAAAAGAGACCCTTCAGATAAGAAGGAGCTAAAAGGACAAGCCTGGTGCCAGAACTCACAGGGTCTACGGGAAGACCCACAGAGCAAAGCCTTGCTGTGGGAGATGCACAGTCACAAAGGGGTGGAAAGGCGGGATGGGAGGAAGGTGAGCTAACAGAAATCCCGGGCTGGCTGGGCCTGGGTTCTCCAGGGATTGCTTTCCTTCCTGTCTCTAAATGGGGGCAGCCAGCCTTAGGCCGGGCAGAAATTACCTGGGTCTATATTTGGGTCAGAGAAGGCAGAATGGGGAGGTCTGTAGGGCCAGGCTCACCAGGGACCGGAGAGCTACAACAGAACcatatacccagcttgtccatagGCAGCTGCCGGGACCCAGAGGCTCGTTTCTAAGCCACTTCTATAAATATCCCATTTATTTTTAGGCAAACTTTCAGACTGTTCACTATGGCTTGGTAAAaacatgaattttatttatttacttatttatttgaggtgctggggactgaacccaggagactgtgcatactaggcaaatgctctactacTCAAAGATATCCTCAGCCCACTCCACCCCACAAAAGACATGCATTTATTCATGAGGTTTGTGAATACTTCTACatatagaatctttttttttttttttaatcaaaagtaGATGGCACTGTGAGTAAAAGCATTCAAGCCTGATGGCCCAACTGTGATCTCCAGAGCCTACGTAAGAATCCAGATGTGGTAGTGCACATGAGTAATCCCAGCCTCCCACCACACAacggcaggcagaggcaggagaaccagctACAGTCtttcaggccagctagcctggagcaCAGTGTGTGGCAGCAGAACCAACAGAAACCTTGCcacagaagaagggggaaggacagAACCGcctcccaaaagttgtcccctgacttctATGTGTGTGATGGCATGTGAAAGCCAGggctttcacacacatacatagacacaaaataattgaatattttattatttaaaaatgaaacaaagtcaAAACCACTTATTATCACACATGAAAATAACTCTTCCCTTTTAACTCAGGTTTTCAAGGGGGAAAGTCAGACAGGTGTCCTCAAACTGCCAACCAGCACGTGGGACCAAGAGGCATGCGCTAAGCATGCTGGGTGGGAGGACATTTGCAAACCCCACCCATGCTTCTAGGTTTGCCAACGGTGCAGAGGATGCTGGGTGATGCTACCCCTGACACCATCGCCAAAGATACCAGGAGGGACCGGGAAGGGCTGCTCTGGGCTGCTCTTCTCCGCCTCGGCCAGCATGGCTACCGGAACCACTGTCCAGACCTCCTCCCCACAGAGCCTGGACCCTCTGGAGTCCTTCCTCCGCAGCGGGGGAGGCACCACGAGGAGCCGTCAACAGCGTGCTCCCACGGGCTCTGGCTACATTCTCCATTTGTCTTACAGTTTTCCATGCATTCTTTCGTTGTTGTtagtttggtttggcttttgtttttgagtcagctTCTCCTCATATAGCCAGGCTGGCATGGCActcactatcctcctgcctcagtctcctaagaaGTAGGAAGGCAGATCATATGACGCTATGCCTGACCTGTACATTCTTAGACAGGAATATCTTAAGGGTCCTAGAAAGCAACAGAGCCTGGAAAGATAGTGCTAGCCTGGCGCTGGGAATCCAGTCTCTCCCCACCTTTTGGGAGAATTCGGGAGCTCATGTCAGAGCAGAGACCAGACATGGGCAGAAGCAGCCTGCAGCTGAGACTCGTCTCTCCCATGGTCAGGGATTACAGAAATGTAAAGCCCTTGTGTGGGGGCAAAAGAAAATGATCATGCAGCAAAGGAAACCCCGGTCCTAAGAGGAAGCCTGCCGGCAGGTGCCGAGCCCTCAGCAGGGCGCAGGGACACCGGGCCTCGTTTCCCTACCACTTCCCAGAAAAGTGcgttcctcttcccctccccggACTCCATCCTGGTACTCCCGGCAGCGCACCTGCGTCCTGCGGTTGACCTTGACAAACACGGGGCCAGTGTCCGTGTCGTAGGCATAGCCCTCGCTGATGCAGCCGGCCCCGGAGCTCCCAAAGGCCCGCAGCGTCCTGGTGCGAAGCTCAGCGCGCAGCAGCTGCTCCATGGAGACTTGAAGACCAGAATGCGGGGAGATTGACGCAGAGGACGGGACTCGGGTACCAGAAGGAAGCCCGGGGCTCGGCGCGGCGCGGTGAGTGCAGGGCTGGCGGGAGGGGGTGCTGCCTGGCGGCCACAACAGTCTGACTGCGCAGTCGGCTGGCTCCTAGCTAGCCAGCTCTCGGGTGCCCGCTATCCCTGCATGCTCCTGGTGCATGAGAGCTGGGgcgggagggggaagggagggaggagctggACCAGACAGCTTTCTCCACCCCGGGCTGCTAGGGGAAGGAAAGCTGCAAAGCCTTCAGCGGCGCCCTCCAACAGGCTCAGTCCAGTTTCTACTCCAGTTTGACTCACCCCAGGGGCGCGGGACCCCACAGACCTGGCACTGGGTGTTCTGTAAAGCCGGGGAGGTGGGTAGAAAGGGGTGTCCCCGTGTCCTTACGGAAGTCCCGGCACATCTGCACACATCAGGGGTCTGCCCTAGGCCCTGTGTCCTCTTTACAACTGGGCAAACTGGGAGTGCCCACCGGAAGGTTTGTGCCCGGGCTTCTTTATCCTTGCTACGCAAGGCACAGCCTAGAGACTCGGCTATCCTATGGAGAGGCTCTCACTGCCCAGATAGGGGTACCCCAGCCAGGCCAGAGTGACACCATTACCACCCCAGGGCTGGGTGATAGAGACTGCTCGGGGAACTGTGATAGTAGCAGCCTACCCCGCCCCCCAGGGTGAGACTCTGGATCTCAGACAGCCATGAAGGAAACAAGCTTCAAGACATACCTGGTCATGTGTACGcgggtgcacacacatgcatacagaaacATGTTCACAGACTGCCATAGGGGACAGTCTGTGCTAGCCCTCCCCTGTTTTAGGAGAGTTTGCTAAAATCTCCACAGAGCTGCTGAGGCCTCCCCTGTACTGTAATGTCTCCGAATGAGAAGATTGGCTGGCTGGATGACCCGTTGCTGAGCTTTCAGAATGTGCTAGGGCACAAGGGAATGTCAGCTAAGCCCACAGATACCCTGTGGGAGGGTCCTATAACTAGTCCCCACCACTCTATGCAGAAACCAAAGCATAGAGAAGTTAACTTGCACCAGACCCAGTGGGAGACAGCTCAGAACATTAGAAGCTGAGTCTGGTTTGGGGCTCCAACCTCTGAATCTTAGCCTCAGGCCCTCATGGGACAGGATCCCCAGAATACATCCTAGGAAGTCTGTCTCCACCATGCTGCTCAGGGTTTCCCTCATGGCCTGACAGCTTCAACCGTTCCCTTATCAGACACCCTCACAGTAAGGGCGAGGCTACTGCCCACCGAGCACATGAAGAGATAACACGTGTGAGGCCTCGGGGGCAAAGCCTGTCAGTGCTGGCCATCCTCATGGTCTTTGTGACCTGTCCCTGGCTCAGAATGGAGGCAGGGTTCCCGGAGGCTCTTTAGTAACTCCTGCATCTGCCGCCTACGTGGGGGGACTGGAACCCAGGCCCAGCAGCCACCATCAAGAAGAGACGATGATAGGGAACCTGGGCCCAGCAGCCACCAACAGGCAAGAGACGACGATAGGGCCTCCTGATGTGGCCTGATCGTTCCCAGTCACGGAGGCCGGAGCCGCCTCTCCAGAGAGCCAAGCACCATTTCCACCTCTTCCCTCTATGCTGGGTCTTCCATGGCTCAGGGACTAACCTAACTGGGGctgtgagggaatgaggaaaaGACAAACGtgaacacacagaaaagctgggatagGGTGGACTGGCCTCTCCGATGGATCTCAGCGTGTTTGTTATCCACAGCTGAACAAGTAGGCAGGGTTTGCTGCATGCAGCTAAGTGAGGAGGCAGCTTATACTGACTCAGCAGGAAGTGTCTAAGGGGAGCAGTCTCCAGGCAGTGAGTATCTGGGAGGAAGAAGCTATGGCAGACATTTTCCACATGTGCTGTCAACATTCGTGCTCAGACCAGAGGAAAGCTCTGCTATCTCTCTGTGCTTTACCTGGAAGAAAGGCTTTGCCAAAGTCTCGTGGATCTGAGGCTGTGGTGCTGATATTTTAGGCTCATGTCAATCCCACAGACCCACTCAGGCCTTCTCTGCTGCCCACACTACTGGTTATGATCCTTCAAGACCAAGTAAAGAGACTTGACAGTGAGGAAAGGTCACTCCAAAGGCAGCTAGAACAGCCATCCACAGGAAACATACCCAGTGTCTCCACCTGAGGCCAGTGCTACCACTGACCTTGACGGAAGCATTGAGACCAGTGCATCCAGAAGCATTTTTGTTACTAGCTGACAGATTGTG
Proteins encoded in this region:
- the Fn3k gene encoding fructosamine-3-kinase isoform X1 encodes the protein MEQLLRAELRTRTLRAFGSSGAGCISEGYAYDTDTGPVFVKVNRRTQARQMFEGEMASLEALRSTGLVRVPKPMKVIDLQGGGAVFVMEHLKMRSLSSQASKLGDQMADLHLYNQKLREKARARESTVGCGADSAEPQGVSKFGFSTVTCCGFIPQVNEWQDDWPAFFTQHRLQAQLDLIEKDYADRETRELWSRLQVKIPDLFSGIEIVPALLHGDLWSGNVAEDDQGPIIYDPASFYGHSEFELAIALMFGGFPRSFFTAYHRKIPKAPGFDKRLLLYQLFNYLNHWNHFGREYRSPSLGMMRKLLR